The following proteins are encoded in a genomic region of Zea mays cultivar B73 chromosome 9, Zm-B73-REFERENCE-NAM-5.0, whole genome shotgun sequence:
- the LOC100192821 gene encoding Serine/arginine-rich splicing factor RS31, translating into MRPVFCGNFDHDTRQYDLERLFSKYGPISRIDMKLGYAFIYFEDERDAEDAIRRLDNVSFGYNRRRLSVEWSRQVEPVPKSRDRPTGDVKPTRTLFVINFDPIRTKVQDIEKHFEPYGKIANIRIRRNFAFVQYETQEEASAAVKNTDKSTILDRVVTVEYAFRDDDGDRDDRYDIPKQGAYDRRGGSPYMRSPSPRYRRDYVPDYGRRGRYPGYGRRDGAMYERRSPVYDRYGGGRSPAYDRYDRRRSPGYDQY; encoded by the exons ATGAGGCCGGTGTTCTGCGGCAACTTCGACCACGACACCCGCCAGTACGACCTCGAGCGCCTCTTCTCCAAGTACGGGCCCATCAGCCGGATCGACATGAAGTTAG GCTATGCTTTCATTTACTTTGAAGATGAGCGTGACGCAGAGGATGCTATAAGGCGTCTCGACAATGTGTCTTTTGGTTACAACCGGCGCAGGCTTTCTGTGGAATGGTCTAGG CAAGTTGAACCGGTGCCAAAGAGCCGTGATAGGCCTACTGGGGATGTAAAGCCAACGAGAACCCTCTTTGTTATCAATTTTGACCCCATACGCACTAAGGTTCAAGATATTGAGAAGCATTTCGAACCGTATGGCAAGATTGCCAACATTCGCATTCGAAGGAACTTTGCATTTGTACAATATGAGACACAAGAGGAAGCTAGTGCCGCTGTTAAGAACACTGACAAGAG CACCATATTGGACAGGGTAGTGACCGTTGAATATGCCTTCCGGGATGATGACGGCGATAGAGATGACCGATACGACATCCCCAAACAAGGTGCTTATGACAGGCGTGGTGGTAGCCCCTACATGCGCTCACCTAGCCCAAGGTACCGAAGGGACTACGTTCCAGATTATGGTCGGCGTGGACGTTATCCTGGCTATGGTCGCCGTGATGGAGCAATGTATGAAAGGCGAAGCCCTGTATATGATCGCTACGGCGGGGGCAGAAGCCCCGCTTATGATCGCTATGACAGGAGGAGAAGCCCCGGTTATGATCAATACTAG